In the genome of Luteitalea pratensis, the window CGTCGAGACAATCGGCAGCTTGTGCTTCAGGACGTCGGCGACCTGGTCGGCGACCTTGGAGAGCGATGAACTCGTGCAGAGCACCACGACGTCGGGCCTGCCGGCCTTGATCGCGGCTGCGAGCTTGCTCTCCACCTTCACGTCGAGCGTGCGTCCGAGCCCGGCGACCTCGCCCAGGTCCTTGCCGATCTTGTCAGCATCGAGATCGACGGCGCCGACGATCTTGAAGCCCTTGCGTGATGCGCACTGCCGAACCACGCCGACGCCGATGGGACCGAGTCCCACATGAAGGACACGAATGGCCATGACCGGGAAATCTCCTTAAACGATGGGCCGGGCTCCACCTTCGCCAATGCTACGGCGGACAAGTCGGAGAGCCGGCCCTACCAGGGGCAGCCGTGTGCCGGCGTCCGTAACCCGCAGATTATACTCGGCGGCACACCGTGGAAATCCTGATCGGACTCGTGTTCCTCGGCGCGTCGCTCGCGGTGGCCTTCGTCCTGCCGGTGCTGTCGTACCTGCGCGCATCGAAGGCCTTGCAGCGAGCCGACGCGCTCGCCCGCGACGTGCAGGCCCTGCACGCGGAGATTGTCGCGCTTCGCGCGACGCCTCCCATGACGGCGGCACCGCCGACGCAGTCCGACGCCGGGCCGGCGCGGGCGGCCTGGGTGGCAGAGGTGCGCGACCTCGCCGCCACCCCACCGCCCCCGATGCCAACGGGGTCAATCGAGGCGCCTGGCGAAGCCACGCTCGCAACGCCTTCGCGGGTAGGAGACGTGCTCGACGAGCGCGAGGCACCCTCGCCAGTGCCCACCGCAGCCCCAGCATTGATGGGCGCATCGACGCCGATCGAAGCCGCAACGTCGGCCGCAGCGCTCGCGGCACCCGCGGATTCCCTGCGCCCGATTTCCGTACCACCCATCGGCGAACCCGACGTGTCGGGGCTCCCGAAGGCCGACGGCCGAATGCCGACGGCCGATTCCCTGGAGGAACGGATCGGCGCACGTTGGCTCCTGTACGCCGGCATCGGCTCGCTGGTCCTCGGGCTCAGCTACTTCATCAAGTTCGCGTTCGACAACGGATGGGTGAGCGAGCCGTTACGTGTGGCAACCGGTCTGGCTGCGGGCGGGGCCCTGCTGTGGTTCGGTCAGCGGTTCGTCCGGCAGGGGCTCGCCTTCTTCGGGCACGCCCTGAGCGGTGGCGGGCTCGTCGTGCTGTACGTGGCCATCTATGCCGCCTTGCACGTGTACGGCCTGATTGCGCCACCGCTGGCTTTCGCGGCGATGCTCGCCGTGACTGCGCTTGGCACGTGGCTCGCGGACCGGCACCGCGTGCAGGTGCTCGCCGCGCTGTCGCTCCTCGGGGCCTTCGTCACGCCCGTGCTCGTGGGTGGCAGCGAGGATCGGCAGCTGTTCCTGTTCGTCTACAACGCATTGTTGCTGGCCGGCGCCCTGGCGATGGTCGTGCGCCACGCCTGGGCCGGCATCGCCGTGCTCGCGTATGCACTCGCGGTCCTGATGTCGGCGGCGTGGGCGGCCACCTTCTACCGTCCGGCCCTGGGCCTGCGGACGCTGCTGCTCCTCACGGTGCACCTGGGGATCGTGATCGGGATGATCATCGCGCTGCGACGGCAGCGCGCACGATCGTCGCTGGCGATCCCAGCGTCCTGGGTGCTCCTGTCGGCGCCGCTGCTCTACCACGCGGCGGCGCTATGGCTGATCGGCCGCTCCCAGGGGACGTTCCTCGTCTACCTCCTGGTCGCCACGGTCGCCGGGCTCTCGGGCACGTACCACGCAGGCTGGCGATGGGCTCGCACAATCGTGCTGGTGCTGGTCATGTTGCCGTTCGCCGACTGGCTGCAGCACCTCGCCACGCCCCGTTGGTACGCCGCCGGCATCGTCACAGCGATCGCCCTGTACCTGCTGCACCTGGCCGGCCAGTGGCGCGACCTCAGCGATGACGACCCCGCTGTCCCGGTTCCGCTCTCCGAACTGGTCCACACCCATGCGACGGGGGCGTTCCTGCCGCTGACGCTCTATGCGTTCTTCGCGGAGCACGCGGCCTGGTGGAACGCGCCCATCCTCACCGGCCTGGCCCTGTGGAACCTGGCCGTCGCGGCGGTGCTGCGCGTGCGCATGCCGGTGCTGTCGTCGCAGTTCGTCGCGCTGGGCGCGTCGATCGGCGCGGTCGCCGTCAGCGAATGGTTCGAGGGTCCGCTCGTCGCCATCGGGTGGGCCATCGAAGGCGCCGCCCTCGGGCACACGGCGCTGCGTTCACGCCACCGTTGGCTGGATGCCGGCGCCGTCGGCCTGCTCATCCTGAGCGCGCTGCGGCTGATCGATGCGCTCATCCAGCCGATGGCGGTCGGCACGTGGCCGATCGTCAACACGCGCGCGTTCGCGACGCTGGTCATCGTCGGCGCCATGGCGTGGCTCGCCGCTCGCGCCAACGATGACCCCGACCCCGTCGCAGGTCCCCCCGTGCGTCATGGCCTGATAATCGGCGCCAACGTGCTGGCCATCGCCTGGATTTCCGCCGAGATCGCGCTCGTCTTCGGCGAACGGGCCTACGCGTCGAGCGCTGCGGGGTTGCCCGCGGGTGCCGCGCGCGCGGAGCTGGCGCAGCAGGTCGCGCTCTCCGTGGCCTGGGCGTTGTATGCGGTGGGGCTCGTCGCTGCCGGCTTTCGCCGGGGATACGCCCCGGCGCGTTACCTGGCCATCGCGCTGTTCGCCCTCACCATACTGAAGGTCCTGACCAAGGACATCGCGGAACTCGATCGCGTCTACCGGATGCTCAGCGTGCTCGGGCTCGGGGCATTGCTGGTGGCGGCGTCCTATCTCTATCAGCGCATGGCGGTCAGTCGCGACTCGACCGAATCGGCATCCTCCTAGACAATTTCAAATTTCGAATTTCAAAATTTCAGAATTGCAGGACCACCTCAACGCTCCGATGGTTGGCGGTGGCAGGTGAACTTCTGAAATTCTGAACTCCTGAAATTGGCGGTGCCCCCTGCGATAGCATGAGCGCCGCCCATCCACCTGGCGTGATCCACGGGCGCCAATCCGCCCGTGTGCGTTTTTGACTTTGACAGCGTCGTCGCCGGCGCGTCAGGATCGTCCATCCATGGCGGAGTTCTCGTGGCCCGAGGCGCGCATCCTCGCGGTCGACGATCAGGTTCAGAACGTCAACATCATCGACCGGCTCCTCCGCCGTGCCGGCTTCGAACATGTCATCACGACGACGCACCCGCAGCAGGCACGGCCGCTGTTCGAGGAGCACAGGCCAGATCTCGTCCTCCTGGACCTGCACATGCCTGACCTCGACGGATTCGGCGTCCTCGATCAGCTCGCGCCGCTGCTGCCCGCCGACGGCTACCTGCCGATCGTC includes:
- a CDS encoding DUF2339 domain-containing protein codes for the protein MEILIGLVFLGASLAVAFVLPVLSYLRASKALQRADALARDVQALHAEIVALRATPPMTAAPPTQSDAGPARAAWVAEVRDLAATPPPPMPTGSIEAPGEATLATPSRVGDVLDEREAPSPVPTAAPALMGASTPIEAATSAAALAAPADSLRPISVPPIGEPDVSGLPKADGRMPTADSLEERIGARWLLYAGIGSLVLGLSYFIKFAFDNGWVSEPLRVATGLAAGGALLWFGQRFVRQGLAFFGHALSGGGLVVLYVAIYAALHVYGLIAPPLAFAAMLAVTALGTWLADRHRVQVLAALSLLGAFVTPVLVGGSEDRQLFLFVYNALLLAGALAMVVRHAWAGIAVLAYALAVLMSAAWAATFYRPALGLRTLLLLTVHLGIVIGMIIALRRQRARSSLAIPASWVLLSAPLLYHAAALWLIGRSQGTFLVYLLVATVAGLSGTYHAGWRWARTIVLVLVMLPFADWLQHLATPRWYAAGIVTAIALYLLHLAGQWRDLSDDDPAVPVPLSELVHTHATGAFLPLTLYAFFAEHAAWWNAPILTGLALWNLAVAAVLRVRMPVLSSQFVALGASIGAVAVSEWFEGPLVAIGWAIEGAALGHTALRSRHRWLDAGAVGLLILSALRLIDALIQPMAVGTWPIVNTRAFATLVIVGAMAWLAARANDDPDPVAGPPVRHGLIIGANVLAIAWISAEIALVFGERAYASSAAGLPAGAARAELAQQVALSVAWALYAVGLVAAGFRRGYAPARYLAIALFALTILKVLTKDIAELDRVYRMLSVLGLGALLVAASYLYQRMAVSRDSTESASS